In Spirobacillus cienkowskii, a genomic segment contains:
- a CDS encoding substrate-binding periplasmic protein produces MKNPISLKILLFISSFLTLQVTHAKDKITVITEDFVPPFNMVENKQTIGISTDIMKELLKREKIEFTLEVFPWARGYKMALNEPNTALYSTTRTPERETLFKWVGPLASNDWVMFGKKGTKIKLNNLEDAKKYTVGVYNGNAITDYLIKKGFQPKKNLDIATNDQQSALKLEAGRIDLWASGSVLGPWTAKRAKAGQLTPLLTFEKTELYAAFHKSASDEFIKKLNTTLKKMRDDGTVAKIYNKYLGQ; encoded by the coding sequence ATGAAGAACCCAATTTCATTAAAAATTTTGTTATTTATCTCGTCTTTTCTAACGTTACAAGTAACGCATGCTAAAGATAAAATTACAGTTATTACCGAAGATTTTGTTCCTCCATTTAATATGGTAGAAAACAAGCAAACCATTGGAATTTCAACAGATATTATGAAAGAGTTATTAAAAAGGGAAAAAATAGAATTTACCCTTGAAGTGTTTCCATGGGCACGGGGATATAAAATGGCTCTTAATGAACCGAATACGGCTCTCTACTCAACGACACGAACTCCAGAAAGAGAAACTCTATTCAAGTGGGTTGGACCTCTTGCCTCAAATGACTGGGTCATGTTTGGAAAAAAAGGGACAAAAATTAAACTGAACAACCTAGAAGATGCTAAAAAATACACTGTTGGTGTTTATAATGGCAACGCAATTACAGATTATTTAATTAAAAAAGGTTTTCAACCTAAGAAAAACTTAGATATTGCAACAAACGACCAACAAAGCGCCTTAAAACTTGAAGCAGGAAGAATTGACCTTTGGGCATCGGGCTCAGTATTGGGGCCATGGACTGCAAAAAGAGCCAAAGCAGGACAGCTCACTCCACTTCTGACTTTTGAAAAAACAGAACTCTATGCGGCGTTTCACAAATCAGCAAGCGATGAGTTTATTAAAAAACTCAATACCACATTAAAGAAAATGAGAGACGATGGCACTGTTGCAAAAATTTACAACAAGTACCTAGGCCAATAA